In Actinomycetota bacterium, the following proteins share a genomic window:
- a CDS encoding enoyl-CoA hydratase/isomerase family protein codes for MGELVLVDTADGIATVTLNRAEKRNALSLELRADLAGVFERLGEDDSVAVVVVTGAGTAFCAGMDRTQFGGDDANRRALWESSAKLFDSLSNLPRPTIAAVNGPALGGGFALAAVCDVRFASPAATFGHPEIRLGIPPSYAALLRALPDQIAREMAFTGRVVGAEEALALGIVRDVADDVVARARDLAKEMAQHGVKVLEQTKRLMIEAGGGVAEAAWDAEMKLFRKALFGEA; via the coding sequence ATGGGAGAGCTGGTTCTGGTCGATACGGCGGACGGGATCGCGACGGTTACCCTCAACCGCGCCGAGAAGCGGAACGCGTTGTCGTTGGAGCTCCGCGCCGACCTCGCCGGGGTGTTCGAGCGGCTCGGCGAGGACGACTCCGTCGCGGTCGTCGTGGTCACCGGCGCGGGAACGGCGTTCTGCGCCGGCATGGACCGGACGCAGTTCGGCGGCGACGACGCCAACCGCCGGGCCCTGTGGGAGAGCTCGGCGAAGCTGTTCGACTCCTTGTCGAACCTGCCGCGGCCGACGATCGCTGCCGTTAACGGCCCGGCGCTCGGCGGCGGCTTCGCGCTGGCGGCCGTATGCGATGTGCGGTTCGCCTCGCCGGCGGCGACGTTCGGGCACCCGGAGATCCGGCTCGGCATCCCGCCCTCGTACGCGGCGCTGTTGCGCGCCCTGCCCGACCAGATCGCGCGCGAGATGGCGTTCACCGGCCGCGTCGTCGGCGCGGAGGAGGCGCTCGCCCTCGGCATCGTGCGGGACGTCGCCGACGACGTCGTCGCGCGGGCACGCGACCTCGCGAAAGAGATGGCGCAGCACGGCGTGAAGGTCCTCGAGCAGACGAAGCGGCTGATGATCGAAGCCGGGGGCGGCGTCGCCGAAGCTGCGTGGGATGCCGAGATGAAGCTGTTTCGCAAGGCGTTGTTCGGCGAGGCTTAG
- a CDS encoding HigA family addiction module antitoxin — protein MTKKRLPPVHPGEILLADFLLPMGISQYRLARDISVPPRRINEIVHGNRSITADTALRLSMFFGTTERFWLNLQNQYDLDVERDRLGDRLDKQVVRYAAG, from the coding sequence ATGACGAAGAAGCGACTTCCACCGGTCCATCCGGGAGAGATTTTGCTCGCAGACTTCTTGCTGCCCATGGGGATTAGTCAGTACCGCCTAGCGAGGGACATCAGCGTGCCTCCGCGTCGCATCAATGAGATCGTCCACGGCAATCGTTCGATCACAGCCGACACGGCGCTTCGTCTTTCAATGTTCTTCGGTACGACGGAAAGGTTCTGGCTCAATCTTCAGAATCAGTACGACCTAGATGTTGAGCGTGACCGACTCGGAGATCGCCTTGACAAACAAGTCGTCCGCTATGCGGCCGGCTAA
- a CDS encoding tyrosine-type recombinase/integrase, giving the protein MGRMVRPIVPETDKRILSQDELRALLRTTDGNEFEHRRDKALLLLMIDTGARLSGVAGVALDDVDLDLGIVRIFGKGRRHYLASMGSTTVKALDRYLRIRRGHRLAGRPELWLARKGPLTGSGIVQVVRRRARDAALKGVHPHAFRHTFAHAMKSAGASDEDVMALGDWRSKDAMQGYGRTLRAERALVTHKRLSPADTLTQP; this is encoded by the coding sequence ATGGGGCGTATGGTCCGGCCCATCGTCCCCGAAACCGACAAGCGAATCCTCTCCCAAGACGAGCTGCGCGCCCTCCTGCGCACGACTGACGGGAACGAGTTCGAGCATCGGCGCGATAAGGCGCTGCTGCTGCTGATGATCGACACAGGCGCACGGCTTTCCGGAGTTGCCGGAGTCGCCCTCGACGATGTTGATCTCGACCTTGGAATCGTTCGCATCTTCGGGAAGGGACGCCGCCACTATCTCGCCTCGATGGGCTCAACCACCGTCAAAGCACTCGACCGATACCTTCGGATTCGGCGCGGCCATCGACTCGCCGGCCGTCCCGAACTATGGCTCGCCCGCAAAGGGCCGCTGACCGGCTCAGGAATCGTCCAAGTTGTTCGTCGTCGCGCCCGAGACGCAGCCCTCAAAGGCGTTCATCCTCATGCGTTCCGTCACACGTTCGCGCATGCGATGAAATCCGCAGGAGCCTCAGACGAAGATGTCATGGCCCTCGGCGACTGGCGCTCCAAAGACGCGATGCAAGGCTACGGAAGGACACTGCGCGCCGAACGTGCCCTCGTCACGCATAAACGTCTGAGCCCGGCCGACACGCTCACGCAACCTTGA
- a CDS encoding M15 family metallopeptidase has translation MNPKRFPAPRLAAAAAVVFLVLSGDGNEVPEPVAAAAERTPTVQAALPSPPVAPSIAPRFAATIRRIGPETIARMGTSWRPGCPVALEDLRSIVMPFWNFDGSVETGELIVHRRHAAGVASVFEALFEIRFPIERMEPANGYMGNDPPLAQFNNTVGFNCRAPVGGGHKWSEHSYGTAVDINPDQNPYVSRSGRIEPPFGAPWVDRTLEEPGMIHADHVAVRAFRDIGWRWGGFWKGTKDYMHFSVSGR, from the coding sequence ATGAATCCGAAGCGTTTCCCCGCGCCTCGGCTGGCGGCCGCGGCCGCCGTGGTCTTCCTCGTCCTCTCCGGGGACGGGAATGAAGTTCCGGAGCCGGTCGCAGCCGCCGCGGAACGGACCCCGACCGTGCAAGCGGCACTCCCGTCCCCGCCGGTGGCCCCGAGCATCGCGCCGCGCTTCGCCGCCACGATCCGCCGCATCGGTCCCGAGACGATCGCGCGTATGGGCACCTCCTGGCGGCCCGGCTGTCCCGTGGCGCTCGAGGACCTCCGGTCGATCGTGATGCCATTCTGGAACTTCGACGGCTCGGTAGAAACCGGCGAGCTCATCGTCCACCGCCGCCACGCGGCCGGCGTCGCGTCCGTGTTCGAGGCGCTCTTCGAGATCCGGTTCCCGATCGAGCGGATGGAACCGGCCAACGGGTACATGGGCAACGACCCCCCGCTGGCGCAGTTCAACAACACCGTCGGCTTCAACTGTCGCGCGCCGGTCGGCGGCGGGCACAAGTGGTCGGAGCATTCGTACGGCACTGCGGTCGACATCAACCCGGACCAGAACCCGTACGTCTCTCGCAGCGGTCGCATCGAACCGCCGTTCGGCGCTCCGTGGGTGGACCGGACGCTTGAAGAGCCGGGGATGATCCATGCGGATCACGTCGCCGTGCGGGCGTTCCGCGACATCGGCTGGCGTTGGGGCGGGTTCTGGAAGGGTACGAAGGACTACATGCATTTCTCCGTGAGCGGACGCTGA
- a CDS encoding type II toxin-antitoxin system RelE/ParE family toxin produces MIKSFRDRDAERLFARQPVRKLGAKVQRVALRKLRLLDAAVSLEDLRVPPGNRLEKLKGDRVGKYSIRINEQWRICFRWAAGDAHEVEIVDYH; encoded by the coding sequence GTGATCAAGAGCTTTCGCGACCGGGATGCTGAGCGACTTTTCGCCCGGCAGCCCGTGCGGAAGCTAGGAGCAAAGGTGCAGAGGGTTGCTTTGCGCAAGCTGCGGCTTCTCGATGCCGCCGTTTCGCTCGAGGATCTTCGAGTTCCTCCCGGTAATCGGTTGGAGAAACTGAAGGGAGATCGAGTTGGGAAGTACAGCATCCGGATCAACGAACAGTGGCGGATCTGCTTCCGTTGGGCTGCGGGCGATGCGCACGAGGTCGAGATCGTTGACTATCACTAG